A region from the Volucribacter amazonae genome encodes:
- a CDS encoding HlyC/CorC family transporter — translation MDTVSLSTLFIILIILLILSAYFSSSETALLSLNRYRMRFMAEKGHRGAKKAEQLLKNTDKLLSLVLICNNLVNILASALATIIGMRMYGDMGVAIATGILTFVMLVFSEIFPKTVASIYPERVAFTSSHLLAIFMKLCTPIVFFMNLFINGLMKITGLKSEVKVHSLSPEELRSIVNESGKFIPSSHQEMLLSILDLERATVDDIMVPRNDIGAINIDDDWKAIMRQLNHAPHSRVVLYKESLDKNILGMLRVREAYRLMFDKNEFTKEMLIRAADEVYFIPESTGLTAQLLNFRNNKERIGLVVDEYGDIKGLVTLEDILEEIVGEFTTSTTPSIEQEVIPQSDGSVLIDGSANIRDINKLFNWNLATEEARTFNGLILEHLEEIPLEGTVCEIDDLVITILEVSDNMIKLAKVTKKKQLLPHNNEHYSGNH, via the coding sequence TTGGACACTGTATCCCTTAGTACATTATTTATTATTTTAATTATTTTATTAATTTTATCCGCTTATTTCTCAAGCTCAGAAACCGCATTACTTTCCCTTAACCGCTATCGTATGCGTTTTATGGCAGAGAAAGGGCATCGTGGGGCAAAAAAAGCCGAACAACTATTAAAAAATACCGATAAATTATTAAGTTTAGTCTTAATCTGCAACAACCTTGTCAATATTCTCGCCTCAGCACTTGCCACCATCATTGGTATGCGTATGTATGGCGATATGGGTGTTGCCATTGCAACAGGGATACTTACCTTTGTTATGTTAGTTTTCTCTGAAATCTTCCCCAAAACAGTCGCCTCTATTTATCCTGAACGGGTTGCCTTTACCAGCAGTCATTTATTGGCGATCTTTATGAAACTTTGCACCCCTATCGTGTTTTTTATGAACCTCTTTATCAATGGGTTAATGAAAATCACTGGCTTAAAATCCGAAGTTAAAGTTCACTCTCTCAGCCCCGAAGAGCTGCGTTCTATTGTCAATGAATCAGGCAAATTTATCCCCTCATCACACCAAGAAATGCTACTTTCTATCTTAGATCTGGAACGAGCCACTGTGGACGATATTATGGTGCCACGCAATGATATTGGCGCAATTAATATTGATGATGACTGGAAAGCCATTATGCGTCAATTAAATCACGCCCCCCATAGCCGAGTAGTGCTTTATAAAGAAAGCCTAGATAAAAATATCCTCGGTATGCTTAGAGTAAGAGAAGCGTATCGCTTAATGTTCGATAAGAATGAATTTACCAAAGAAATGCTTATTCGTGCTGCCGATGAAGTCTATTTTATCCCTGAAAGCACAGGCTTAACCGCACAATTACTTAATTTTCGCAATAATAAAGAACGTATCGGTTTAGTGGTTGATGAATACGGCGATATTAAAGGATTAGTTACCTTAGAAGATATTTTAGAGGAAATTGTCGGCGAATTTACCACCTCAACGACCCCGTCCATTGAACAAGAGGTTATTCCACAATCTGATGGCTCGGTATTAATTGACGGTTCTGCGAATATTCGTGATATTAATAAATTATTTAATTGGAATTTAGCCACCGAAGAAGCGAGAACCTTTAATGGTCTTATTCTTGAACATTTAGAAGAAATCCCATTAGAGGGTACAGTTTGTGAAATTGATGATTTAGTCATTACCATTTTAGAAGTGAGTGATAATATGATTAAATTAGCGAAAGTTACTAAGAAAAAACAGTTATTACCGCATAATAACGAACATTATTCAGGAAATCATTAA
- a CDS encoding transcriptional regulator GcvA — MSKRLPPLNSLKAFESAARHLSFTKAAQELFVTQAAVSHQIKLLEQFLGIELFKRKNRALELTELGRHYYTDIKHILRKLAEVTDKLLSQNEAKHLTISVPQTFGIHWLVPRLSDFNQQYPEIEIRLTGVDQDEGLLSRDIDVAVYYGRGNWNNVHMECLTGVEENRLQILASPQLLAKKPIHCAEDLKQHTLLHIHTRDNWQNMATALHIEDINIQHGPVFSHTFMALQAAIHGQGVVLANEILAKQEIEQGKLTLAFESEIRDPKAFYLVNHLSNMNDPKIIAFRRWITQAMRN; from the coding sequence ATGAGTAAACGATTGCCTCCCTTGAATTCACTGAAAGCCTTTGAATCGGCTGCAAGGCATTTAAGTTTTACGAAAGCCGCTCAAGAACTCTTTGTTACACAAGCAGCGGTAAGTCATCAAATTAAACTGTTAGAACAATTTTTAGGCATTGAGTTGTTTAAACGTAAAAATAGGGCATTAGAATTAACAGAATTAGGGCGACATTATTACACCGATATAAAACATATTTTGCGTAAGTTGGCAGAGGTAACTGATAAATTATTGAGCCAAAATGAGGCAAAACATTTAACCATTAGTGTGCCGCAAACCTTTGGGATTCATTGGCTTGTGCCGAGGTTAAGTGATTTTAATCAGCAATATCCTGAAATAGAAATTCGTTTGACAGGTGTGGATCAAGATGAAGGATTGTTGAGTAGAGATATTGATGTTGCGGTATATTATGGGCGAGGAAATTGGAATAATGTGCATATGGAGTGTTTAACGGGGGTAGAAGAAAATCGGTTGCAAATTTTGGCATCGCCGCAATTATTGGCTAAAAAACCGATTCATTGTGCTGAGGATTTAAAGCAACATACATTATTGCATATTCATACGCGTGATAATTGGCAGAATATGGCAACCGCATTGCATATTGAGGATATTAATATTCAGCATGGACCTGTGTTTAGCCATACTTTTATGGCACTTCAAGCGGCAATTCATGGGCAAGGAGTGGTGTTAGCCAATGAAATTTTGGCTAAACAGGAAATTGAACAAGGTAAATTGACCCTTGCTTTTGAAAGTGAAATTCGTGATCCTAAAGCATTTTATTTAGTTAATCATTTAAGTAATATGAATGATCCAAAAATTATTGCTTTTCGCCGTTGGATTACTCAAGCGATGCGAAATTAA
- a CDS encoding cytochrome C assembly family protein, with protein sequence MLLAFVSIFAYLISLLLITPMLLKVQAGEHTSKPNKTLFFLTALFAIIFHLISLNNLLINLAEGQNFTLMEIGSLVSVIVAILATFAMLFNVNTLWFLLPIVYCFAIINIIVATFLPGHIVQHLSQNLGLLIHIGFALFAYAVCFMAMLYALQLTWIDYNLKHNKMAFSPIIPPLMTVERHFFRLMLSGEILLTLTLISGAIYLADFFAEKNIQKAIFSFIAWLIFGILLIGHKTLYWRGKRVLIYTISGMILLTVAYFGSRAMLTL encoded by the coding sequence ATGTTGCTTGCTTTCGTATCAATTTTTGCTTACCTCATTAGCTTATTGCTGATTACACCAATGTTGTTAAAAGTACAAGCAGGGGAACATACCAGCAAACCCAATAAAACATTGTTTTTTCTGACCGCACTTTTTGCCATTATTTTTCATCTTATTAGCCTTAACAACCTGCTAATTAATTTAGCGGAAGGGCAAAATTTTACCCTAATGGAAATAGGATCATTAGTCAGTGTCATCGTAGCAATATTAGCAACCTTTGCCATGTTATTTAATGTAAACACCCTCTGGTTTTTACTGCCCATTGTCTATTGTTTTGCCATCATCAATATTATTGTCGCCACCTTTTTACCTGGGCATATTGTGCAACATCTCTCCCAAAACCTTGGCTTACTTATTCATATTGGCTTTGCCCTCTTTGCTTATGCCGTTTGCTTTATGGCAATGCTATATGCCTTACAACTTACTTGGATAGACTATAATCTCAAACACAATAAAATGGCATTTTCGCCCATTATCCCCCCATTAATGACCGTAGAACGGCATTTTTTCCGCTTAATGCTTAGTGGCGAAATTTTATTAACCCTCACCTTAATTTCAGGCGCCATTTACCTCGCCGATTTCTTTGCCGAAAAAAATATCCAAAAAGCCATTTTTTCCTTTATTGCTTGGCTGATTTTTGGCATCTTGCTAATTGGGCATAAAACCCTGTATTGGCGAGGAAAGAGGGTGCTTATTTATACGATTTCAGGTATGATATTATTAACGGTTGCCTATTTTGGTAGCCGAGCAATGTTGACACTTTAA
- a CDS encoding sulfite exporter TauE/SafE family protein, giving the protein MLTFLVICLGLGAMVGFLAGLFGIGGGLIIVPVLVYLLPQMGVPEPLLMSTALGTSFGTIVITGFASAQRHHKHGNIVWSAVSILAPVIMLSTFITGIFIGKLPTDITSKIFACLVVYLAIKMLFSIKPQALSKPLTPLSSVVGGVLIGIASSAAGIGGGGFIVPFLHNRGIDMKQAIGSSAFCGMLLGIAGTLSFIVGGWQAEGMPAYSLGYVYLPAIVGITLTSFFTSKLGATAVTKLPVATLKRGFALLLICIAINMFMK; this is encoded by the coding sequence ATGCTGACCTTTTTAGTGATTTGTCTTGGACTTGGGGCGATGGTGGGCTTTCTCGCAGGATTATTCGGTATCGGCGGTGGCTTAATTATTGTGCCTGTGTTGGTTTATTTGTTGCCACAAATGGGCGTGCCAGAGCCTTTATTAATGTCTACCGCCTTAGGCACGTCCTTTGGAACTATTGTGATTACAGGCTTTGCTTCCGCTCAACGTCATCATAAACATGGTAATATTGTGTGGTCAGCTGTAAGTATTTTAGCCCCTGTGATTATGCTATCCACCTTTATTACGGGGATTTTTATTGGTAAACTTCCCACCGATATTACAAGTAAAATATTCGCTTGTTTAGTGGTTTACCTTGCCATAAAAATGCTATTTTCCATTAAACCACAAGCCTTATCCAAGCCATTAACGCCACTATCAAGCGTGGTTGGTGGGGTATTGATCGGTATTGCCTCTAGTGCCGCAGGCATTGGTGGCGGTGGTTTTATTGTACCATTTTTGCACAATAGAGGCATTGATATGAAACAAGCCATTGGTTCTTCGGCGTTTTGTGGCATGTTATTAGGTATTGCAGGCACACTCAGTTTTATTGTGGGCGGTTGGCAAGCAGAAGGTATGCCAGCATATTCCCTTGGCTATGTCTATTTGCCAGCCATAGTAGGGATTACGCTAACGTCTTTTTTCACCTCAAAACTGGGGGCGACAGCGGTAACTAAACTTCCTGTTGCGACATTAAAACGGGGATTTGCCCTGTTATTAATTTGTATCGCCATTAATATGTTTATGAAATAA
- the rlmM gene encoding 23S rRNA (cytidine(2498)-2'-O)-methyltransferase RlmM, which yields MNKLMFYCRVGFEKEVAAEVSDKANELGVFGFARVEENSGYVLYQCYQAGEADRLAQQLSFQRLIFARQMLVVSDLLTDLPLKDRISPIIQTYQQVADQVPLSQSTELWVETADTNQAKALLTFCSKFTVPLRQACKQQGWLMGKNAMRGITLHIFFLQTHCCYVGYSYNPNHSPYFMGIPRLKFPAQAPSRSTLKLEEAILSFIPRQQEKQRMNENMIGVDLGACPGGWTYQLVKRGLFVYAVDHGKMASSLHDTGRIEHCPEDGFKFQLPKRKKADWLVCDMVEQPKRIAHLISKWLLNGWCRETIFNLKLPMKKRYQEVQQCLQFIEQQLDNHQLDYEIQAKQLYHDREEISVHIKLNEGSKK from the coding sequence GTGAATAAATTAATGTTTTATTGCCGAGTGGGCTTTGAAAAGGAAGTAGCGGCAGAAGTGAGCGATAAAGCCAATGAATTAGGCGTGTTTGGTTTTGCTCGTGTGGAAGAAAACAGCGGTTATGTGCTGTATCAATGTTATCAAGCAGGAGAAGCGGATCGTTTAGCTCAACAATTATCTTTTCAGCGATTAATTTTTGCTCGCCAAATGCTGGTGGTGTCTGATTTATTGACCGATTTACCGCTCAAGGATCGGATTAGTCCTATTATTCAAACCTATCAACAAGTTGCCGATCAAGTTCCCTTATCACAATCTACGGAATTATGGGTAGAAACCGCAGATACCAATCAAGCAAAAGCCTTATTAACGTTTTGTAGCAAATTTACTGTGCCATTACGTCAAGCCTGTAAGCAACAAGGTTGGTTAATGGGTAAAAATGCTATGCGAGGTATTACTTTGCATATTTTTTTCCTACAAACCCATTGCTGTTATGTGGGGTATTCTTATAATCCTAATCATTCCCCTTATTTTATGGGGATTCCACGCTTAAAATTTCCAGCTCAAGCCCCAAGCCGTTCTACCTTAAAATTAGAAGAGGCGATTTTGAGCTTTATTCCTCGCCAACAAGAAAAACAGCGAATGAATGAAAATATGATCGGCGTTGATTTAGGAGCTTGCCCGGGCGGTTGGACATATCAGCTAGTAAAACGAGGGTTATTTGTTTATGCGGTGGATCACGGTAAAATGGCGAGCAGTTTGCACGACACAGGGCGAATTGAACATTGTCCAGAAGATGGCTTTAAATTTCAATTACCGAAACGGAAAAAAGCGGATTGGTTAGTGTGTGATATGGTAGAACAACCCAAGCGAATTGCACATTTAATTAGCAAATGGCTATTGAATGGTTGGTGTCGAGAAACCATTTTTAATTTAAAATTGCCTATGAAAAAACGTTATCAGGAAGTTCAACAATGTTTACAATTTATTGAGCAACAATTAGATAATCATCAGCTTGATTATGAAATTCAAGCCAAACAACTTTATCACGATCGTGAAGAAATTAGCGTACATATTAAATTAAATGAAGGAAGTAAAAAATGA
- the lgt gene encoding prolipoprotein diacylglyceryl transferase has protein sequence MTSQFLTFPQIDPVIFAIGPIGLRWYGLMYLLGFIFARWLGVRRAKQPNSGWTVEQVDNLLFSGFLGLFLGGRIGYVLFYQFELFLQDPLYLFRVWEGGMSFHGGLIGVIVAMFIVSMMQHRHFWQTADFIAPLIPFGLGMGRIGNFINDELWGRVTDVPWAVLFPSGGYLPRHPSQLYEAFLEGLVLFIILNIFIKKPRPMGAASGLFLLGYGVFRFIVEFFREPDVQLGLYFGQHISMGQILSTPMIILGAIIMLWAYRQPHNKCGQK, from the coding sequence ATGACAAGTCAATTTTTAACCTTTCCACAAATCGATCCTGTCATTTTTGCCATAGGGCCTATTGGCTTACGTTGGTATGGATTAATGTACTTACTTGGCTTTATTTTTGCTCGTTGGCTAGGGGTTCGCCGAGCGAAACAGCCTAATAGCGGTTGGACAGTAGAGCAAGTGGATAATCTATTATTTAGTGGTTTTCTTGGGCTTTTTCTTGGTGGCAGAATAGGTTATGTTCTGTTTTACCAATTTGAACTCTTTTTGCAAGATCCCCTCTATTTATTTCGTGTGTGGGAAGGGGGAATGTCATTTCATGGCGGTCTAATTGGCGTCATTGTGGCAATGTTTATCGTTTCTATGATGCAGCATCGCCATTTCTGGCAAACCGCAGACTTTATCGCACCTTTAATTCCCTTTGGATTAGGTATGGGGCGTATCGGTAATTTTATTAATGACGAATTATGGGGAAGAGTAACTGATGTACCTTGGGCGGTATTATTCCCTTCTGGCGGTTATTTACCTCGCCACCCCTCACAACTTTATGAGGCTTTCCTAGAAGGACTGGTACTCTTTATTATCCTCAATATTTTCATTAAAAAGCCACGTCCAATGGGAGCGGCTTCAGGCTTATTCCTACTAGGCTACGGCGTATTCCGTTTTATTGTAGAATTTTTCCGAGAGCCTGATGTACAACTGGGATTATACTTTGGACAACATATCTCTATGGGACAAATCCTCTCAACTCCAATGATTATTCTTGGAGCGATCATTATGTTATGGGCATATCGCCAACCACATAATAAGTGCGGTCAAAAATAG
- a CDS encoding IS256 family transposase, variant Zn-binding type, which yields MNIKKHGTQNHIQRYKCNHCNKTFTFQNKLNPTEIWFYYSQGKQTYKELAIKYQCSVKTIQRYIDKAPKNTLNLPSSTYLNIIMDTTFFKRNFGVLVLMNSLTGKVIYHQIVKTEKEIYYQTALNRLREKDYIIQLITCNGRRGLLKEVFNTPIQMCHFHLMAMVMRKLRKKHQSQAGKELKIIMKTLKESQKHDFFVVCIIGI from the coding sequence CTGAATATTAAGAAACATGGCACTCAAAATCATATTCAACGCTATAAATGTAATCATTGTAATAAAACCTTTACCTTTCAAAACAAATTAAATCCCACCGAAATTTGGTTTTATTATTCTCAAGGAAAACAAACGTATAAAGAGCTTGCCATTAAATATCAATGTTCTGTTAAAACAATCCAAAGATATATTGATAAAGCCCCGAAAAATACCTTAAATTTACCCTCATCAACTTATTTAAATATTATTATGGATACCACTTTCTTTAAGCGAAATTTTGGTGTATTAGTGCTAATGAATAGCCTCACAGGAAAAGTGATTTATCATCAAATTGTGAAAACAGAAAAAGAGATTTATTATCAAACAGCATTAAATCGGTTAAGAGAAAAAGACTATATTATTCAATTAATTACCTGCAATGGTCGTCGTGGGTTATTAAAAGAGGTATTTAATACGCCTATTCAAATGTGCCATTTTCATCTTATGGCAATGGTGATGAGAAAATTAAGAAAAAAACATCAATCTCAAGCTGGAAAGGAATTAAAAATTATTATGAAAACCTTAAAAGAAAGCCAAAAACATGATTTTTTCGTCGTTTGCATTATTGGTATTTAA
- the rppH gene encoding RNA pyrophosphohydrolase, producing the protein MIDCDGYRPNVGIVICNRKGQVLWAKRYGQNSWQFPQGGIQDNETPEQAMYRELFEEVGLNRKDVRILYVSKYWLRYKLPKRLLRHDSKPMCIGQKQRWFLLQLVSDEQNINLKSNKSPEFDGWRWVSFWYPVRQVVAFKRDVYRKALKEFAQVLNHLPARQQDNALEHKGKKPTSAYANKRHKKFYSKYRG; encoded by the coding sequence GTGATCGATTGCGATGGCTATCGTCCGAATGTAGGCATTGTGATTTGTAATCGCAAAGGGCAAGTGCTTTGGGCGAAGAGATACGGACAAAATTCTTGGCAATTTCCACAAGGTGGAATTCAGGATAATGAAACGCCTGAACAAGCGATGTATCGTGAGTTGTTTGAGGAAGTGGGGTTAAATCGTAAAGATGTGCGTATTCTCTATGTCTCTAAATATTGGTTACGTTACAAACTGCCTAAACGTTTATTACGCCACGATTCTAAACCGATGTGTATCGGTCAAAAACAGCGTTGGTTTTTATTACAGCTTGTGTCAGATGAACAAAATATTAATTTGAAAAGCAATAAATCCCCTGAGTTTGATGGTTGGCGTTGGGTCAGTTTTTGGTATCCTGTGCGTCAGGTTGTGGCGTTTAAACGTGATGTGTATCGTAAAGCCTTAAAAGAATTTGCGCAGGTATTAAATCATCTTCCCGCTCGTCAGCAAGATAATGCCTTAGAGCATAAAGGCAAAAAGCCCACTTCGGCTTACGCCAATAAACGTCATAAAAAATTTTATAGCAAATATCGGGGTTAA
- a CDS encoding DUF423 domain-containing protein, with protein sequence MGNRFLVFASISGFVAVALGALVAHRLETTWSVNQLMWFEKAWRYQVFHTLALLALGFYSSATQSFAPVCRKRAVNFIGIFWCLGIIGFSGGLYAMALGQVHEQWHSMVMIVPIGGIAFLIGWAVLIYVSIRNSLLKQK encoded by the coding sequence ATGGGTAATCGTTTTTTAGTTTTTGCCAGTATTAGTGGCTTTGTTGCGGTGGCATTGGGTGCATTGGTTGCTCATCGCCTTGAAACAACTTGGTCAGTAAACCAATTAATGTGGTTTGAAAAAGCTTGGCGTTATCAAGTGTTTCATACCTTGGCGTTGCTGGCTTTAGGCTTTTATTCTTCAGCCACACAATCCTTTGCTCCAGTTTGTCGTAAAAGAGCGGTCAATTTTATCGGTATTTTTTGGTGTTTGGGTATTATAGGATTTAGCGGTGGCTTATATGCAATGGCATTGGGGCAAGTTCACGAGCAATGGCATTCAATGGTTATGATTGTGCCAATAGGCGGTATTGCCTTTTTAATTGGCTGGGCGGTACTGATTTATGTTAGTATTCGCAACAGTTTATTAAAACAAAAATAA
- the dapB gene encoding 4-hydroxy-tetrahydrodipicolinate reductase gives MTLKIAVVGAGGRMGRQLIQAVHQAEGVMLGAAFERQGSSLIGADAGELAGIGHLGIQVADDLLQQVDKFDVLIDFTRPEGTLAYLDFCQTHQKAMVIGTTGFDDIGKQAIKDAAKAIPIVFASNYSVGVNLVFKLLEKAAKVMGDYCDIEIIEAHHRHKVDAPSGTALSMGEHIAKTLGRDLKTDGVFAREGITGERKQNEIGFATIRAADVVGEHTVWFADDGERVEISHKASSRMTFAKGAVRAAKWLANKQAGLFDMTDVLDLANL, from the coding sequence ATGACATTAAAAATTGCCGTAGTTGGGGCAGGCGGACGTATGGGACGCCAATTAATTCAAGCAGTTCATCAAGCGGAAGGAGTGATGTTAGGGGCGGCATTTGAACGCCAAGGATCTTCGCTAATCGGGGCTGATGCAGGCGAATTAGCAGGAATCGGGCATTTAGGTATTCAAGTCGCAGATGATTTGTTACAGCAAGTAGATAAATTTGATGTATTAATTGATTTTACTCGCCCAGAAGGAACATTAGCTTATCTTGATTTTTGCCAAACTCACCAAAAAGCAATGGTTATTGGTACCACAGGTTTTGATGATATAGGCAAACAAGCCATTAAAGATGCCGCTAAAGCGATCCCTATTGTGTTTGCCTCTAATTACAGTGTTGGTGTCAATCTTGTTTTTAAATTATTAGAAAAAGCCGCCAAAGTAATGGGCGATTATTGTGATATTGAAATTATTGAAGCGCATCATCGCCATAAAGTTGATGCCCCTTCTGGAACGGCATTATCAATGGGAGAACATATAGCCAAAACGTTAGGGCGAGATTTAAAAACGGACGGCGTATTTGCACGAGAAGGCATTACTGGCGAGCGTAAGCAAAATGAAATCGGCTTTGCGACTATTCGGGCTGCTGATGTAGTAGGCGAGCATACAGTTTGGTTTGCAGATGACGGCGAGCGAGTTGAAATCAGCCACAAAGCCTCAAGCCGAATGACCTTTGCAAAAGGAGCAGTACGAGCCGCCAAATGGCTTGCTAACAAACAAGCAGGGTTATTTGATATGACTGATGTGTTGGATCTGGCGAATTTGTAA